A window of the Branchiostoma floridae strain S238N-H82 chromosome 12, Bfl_VNyyK, whole genome shotgun sequence genome harbors these coding sequences:
- the LOC118427426 gene encoding ferroptosis suppressor protein 1-like, with product MGGGPSLLNRQDIHVVIVGGGYGGVQLAKNLTDKAKYTLIDPKEMMHHNLAALRAVTESGFAPKTFIPYGPTFGNNFKQGAVTKINPTEQNVTLSTGENVGYSHLVIATGATGPFPGKLFGITSMSEALARSKHLLQQVQLAKKVVIVGGGAVGTELAAEIATDYKDKQISLIHPRDKLVDPNTSDDFQKTVKDKVTKMGVTLLLGERVTNLDKLPKETVQETTVVTNKGSHIEADLVIPCTGLRVNSSAYRDSLPSSMEKNGALKVNGYFEVEGTKNIYAIGDCTNIPETKLAYNAGIHADLLAKNILAQETGGKRKEYKPGMYMMSQTPRGQ from the exons ATGGGAGGAGGACCATCATTGTTGAACCGTCAGGACATCCACGTGGTTATTGTTGGGGGCGGCTATGGCGGAGTTCAACTAGCCAAAAACCTGACCGACAAGGCGAAGTACACACTCATCGACCCTAAAGAGATGATGCACCATAACCTGGCCGCTCTGAGGGCCGTCACGGAGTCTG GCTTTGCACCGAAGACGTTCATACCGTACGGCCCGACATTCGGTAACAACTTCAAACAGGGAGCGGTGACAAAGATCAACCCTACCGAACAGAACGTCACCCTGTCCACCGGTGAGAACGTGGGGTACAGTCACCTGGTCATAGCTACCGGGGCCACGGGGCCGTTTCCCGGGAAACTCTTCGGTATTACCTCGATGTCGGAGGCCTTGGCAAGAAGTAAACATCTCTTACAACAG GTGCAGTTGGCAAAGAAGGTTGTGATTGTTGGGGGAGGAGCCGTCGGTACAGAACTGGCCGCGGAGATAGCTACAGACTACAAGGACAAGCAG attagTCTGATCCACCCCCGTGACAAGTTGGTAGATCCGAACACCTCAGACGACTTCCAGAAAACCGTCAAAGACAAAGTCACCAAAATGGGAGTGACTCTTCTTCTGG GTGAAAGAGTGACGAACCTGGATAAACTACCGAAGGAGACTGTACAGGAAACCACGGTGGTGACCAACAAAGGCTCGCACATCGAGGCTGACCTGGTCATCCCTTGTACCGGTCTCAGGGTCAACAGTTCAGCCTACAGGGACAGTCTAC CTTCAAGTATGGAGAAAAACGGTGCGCTGAAAGTCAACGGGTACTTCGAAGTGGAGGGAACCAAAAACATCTACGCCATCGGCGACTGTACCAACATCCCGGAGACCAAGCTGGCGTACAACGCAGGCATACATGCCGACCTACTGGCTAAAAACATCCTTGCACAGGAGACCGGGGGGAAGAGGAAGGAATACAAACCAGGTATGTACATGATGTCACAGACGCCACGAGGTCAATAA